GGCAACGCCGGAAAACCTGTTGTCAGACATGAGTAAGAACTGTGCAGAAATAAAGTCCGCGTCAAGCAATATGAAGCTGGCAGCCGAAATGGGTGATAATACAGATACAATGGCATTAAATCTGGATGTGGATATTGTTTCCACAAAGAAACCGGAAGCAAGCCATATGGAAGGCAAAATCAGTTTTAAGTTTTCCGGAACAGATATGGGGACCGACATTGAGGTGTATCAGGTAAAGGAAAAGGATGAGGTCGTATCTTATTTAAATGTTCAGAACGAGTGGACAAAACAGATCACGGAAGCAGGGGAGAATCTGCTGGACGAGGAGCTGTATGAAGAACTCAAGGAGGCATATGAATCATTTGAGCTCAAAAAGGACCTTGTAGAAGTCAATGATAAAAAATGTTTTGAGCTTTCCGGAAAGGTTGACGGCGGCATTTTAAGCGGTATCATAGACCAGGATGTGCTCGATTCCGCCACCTCGGGTATGGATCTGGATGCTGATGCCATAAAAGACGCAAAAGTTCCGTGTGTCATCGACATTTACAAGGAGAGCGTTCTGCCTGCTAAGATCCGTGTAGATATGAAAGATATCCTCACGAAAATTATGGGGGATAAATATGAAGGATTTGAAGTGAAGGATTATTACATAGAGATCGTCTACAATGAATATGATAAGGCAGAGAAAATAAAAGTTCCGAAGGAGGCGAAAGAGGCTGAGGAAGCAGGGAACAGTTCTGACTGGGACGACGATGGGGATGATGCGGGCCAGGCAGCTGCTGAACCTGTGAAGCAGAGTAAAGAACTTGGAGAAAACTGGGACAGCTATACAGTACAGATCGGCGAAAAAGTTGTAACATTCCCATGCAGTATATCAGACCTTGAGGCGGCGGGGCTGGCCCTGGACACCGAAGATACTCCGGAAGATACGGCTGTAGAGGCTGATGATTATATACTCGTATATTTTGAGGATAAGAAGGGCAATGAGATCATGGTCGATCTTATCAATACATCAGGGGAGCCTATAAAGGCAGCGGACTGTCTTGTGGGAGGCATTTCAGTTGATGATTTCGGACTCGAAGAAGGAGGACTGGATATTCTTTTCCCAGGAGGGATAACGATAGGAGCCGCTAAGGAAGACGTCCTGGCAAAATATGGAGAGGCGGCGGATACATACGAAGGCGAGTCGATGCATATGTTTACATGGGCGGATGAAAGCAGTTATGACAGACTGTGTGAGATCGATATAGACCCGGAGACGAATAAAGTGTGCGAGATGTCTATCAGAAAATATGATTGATGATTACAGTTTAAAGGCAGCCGGATACTGACTCCGGCTGTCTTCGGTCCCAGCCTCCGTTATTACACATATCTTCCACTGGTAATCGTGCCGGAATATTGATAGACTAAATATGAGGAGCTGCAAAAGAAGGCGGGTATGAGAGGTTACATATGGAAGGTATGAGAGAAAAGGATATAAAACATAGAGACAGCAGCATGAGAAGAATGACGGCCGGTTGTATATTATTTGCAGCGGGTCTGCTTCTTTTATTTGCGGCGAAGAAGGTTCCGGGTCTGGCAGACTGGTATTCGCAGCACATTTACAGGAAGCTGGCGCGTGTCATAGGCTGGGCGGCGGGTCTGTTTCCGTTTTCACTTGCGGAGATCGGACTGTATATCTTTATTGTGACGCTGGCGGCGCTGGCTGCCAGAACAGCTCTGAAAGCGCTGAGAAAGCAGGGAGGGCGCGGTGCAGTGTCAAGGTTTCTGTCAGGAGTATTCCTCACTGGCGGAGTATTGTTTTTTCTATATGCGGTAAACTGCGGCGTAAATTATGAGCGCACCTCGTTTTCAGAGAGCGCAGATCTTAAGACGAGGGAATACACGGCGGAGGAACTGAAGGAAGTATGTCTCTGGCTGACAGATGAAGTAAATGAGATAAGCGGATCAGTCGGCCGGGGGAATGATAAAGTGATGACTCTTGACGGAAATGTAAAGGAAGGGGCCGTGGAGGCGATGGAAGGGCTCGGCGGGACATATCCTGAGCTGGCTGGGCATTACCCGGTCCCAAAGCCTCTGATCAACTCGTGGATATTATCCGTCCAGAATCTGACCGGTATCTATTCGCCGTTTACGGTAGAGGCGAATTACAACAATGCCATGACAGCTTATAACATACCGTTTACGGCCTGCCATGAGCTGTCCCACCTGAGCGGTTTCATGCAGGAGCAGGAGGCGAACTTTATCGCCTGGCTTGCGTGCACGAATTCCAGCCGTGCGGATTTCCAATACAGCGGCAGGCTCATGGGGTGGATCTACTGTATGAATATACTGCATAAGGCGGACTATGAAGCTTACGAGGAGGTCCGCGCCGGGCTGTCTTCTGATATAGAGCCGGACCTGCAGGCAAACCACGACTTCTGGGAGAAATATGACGGAAGGATCGCGGAGGTGGCAAACCAGGTGAATGATACATATCTGAAAGCGAACGGACAGAAGGAAGGTGTGGAAAGCTACGACAAAATGGTGGATTTGATCGTCGCATATTATTTTGCCCATGAAGATCAGGGGCAGTCACGGAGGTGAAGGTAGTATATGAACACAGGATCAAGACTTACCGTCCGCGCATACCACGTAAACAGCGTCTTATATGGGGACGAGAACCGGGTTAATGTGGACGGAACGATGACGGTGCGCAGGGAGACAGGGAAGGAACTGATGGAGAGAGAACCATTGATCAGGGATATCCAGATACGGATCATCCGGCCGGACGAGCACCGGCAGCATACGAACACGGTCATGGATGTTATCCCCCTGTCTGCGAAAGTGCTTGGAAAGGTGGGAGAAGGGATCACGCACACTCTTACGGGGGTATATGTAATTCTTACCGGAATAGATGAAAGCGGCCGTCAGGTGTGCAACTTTGGAGCCAGCGACGGGATTCTGGAGGATAAGATAAGCTGGGGACAGGCGGGTACGCCGCTTGAGAGCGACATCTTGATATCGTTTGACGTCGTGCTCAAGGAAAATACGTGGGCAGAGCGGACCGGGCCGGAGGCCATACACCGGGCATGCGACAGCTTCTGTCAGATATTCAGGGAGCAGATGAAGCGGTTTAACGGTTACAAGTGCACGGAAAAGCATGTATTCCAGGAGACGTATGAACCGGGACGAAAGGATATCGTGATCGTGAAGGAAGTATCCGGGCAGGGCGCGGTGTATGATACGAGATTGTTCGGAAAAGAACCCGGCGGCTATGCGGGAGGGCATTCTGTCATCGATATGGGATGTATGCCTGTCATTGTGACACCGAATGAATTCCGTGACGGCATCATGCACGCCATGGACTGAGAACCCGGCGGAAAAGTAAAGGAGGCGGACCATGGGACTTGGAACAAGTATGAAGGAGACAACGCTGCACTATTACAGAGATCCTCTCGTAGAGATCTTATCGGAAGATGAAGAAGTTAATCTCAGGGGAATCATGATCGTAGGTTCACCGGATAAGAATGAGGACAAATATTTATCTGCGGAGAGAGTCGGGGTATCTCTTGAATGTATGCGTGCGGACGGAGCAGTATTTTCCTGTAACGGGATCGGAAATAACCATGTGGATTACGCACATTCTATTGAGGCGGCAGAAAAGAGAGGCATTCCTGTTGTAGCGCTGAGTCTCTGTCCGGCAGAAGATTTTGTTGTACAGAACAAGTATATGGACGGAGTGCTCTGCTTTTATAAGACGTCGGATAAAGCGTCTCAGGCCGGAGACGAGACGACGGTGCTTGCGGAGAATACGGTGACGGAGACAGATGCGAGAAAAGCGCTGGCAATGTTAAAGCTGAAAATAAGAAAAAGAGAAAAGAAAGGATAGTACAGGGCAGCATACCCTGAACAGGTGGAAGTTATGGACAAACTAAAGAAACTGTCCTGCATAGACTGTGCAGTGACAAATTGTAACGACGGTGACGGGGAATTTCCTTCTTTTTGTCTGACCACGCATATGGACGAAGAGGCGCTGGCAGATGCCATGGCCTGCTATAAAGAAGATGAGAATAAGAAAACGATGGTTGCGGCGGCTGAAGTAGAATTTGAACATTACTGCCAGTATACAAGGGTGGAAGAAATTATGGACTTTGCCCGCAGGATCGGGGCTCATAAGATCGGGATAGCCACATGTGTAGGGCTCATCCGGGAAAGCAGAATGCTGGCTAAAATATTCAGGAAGCATGGATTTGAAGTATATGGTGTGGGCTGTAAAGTAGGAACGATCCCAAAGGTAGATGTGGGTATTCCGAAGAAATGCGAAGGAGTCGGCACGGCAATGTGCAATCCGATACTTCAGGCAAAACTGCTGAACAAAGAAAAGACTGATCTGAACGTAGTTGTAGGTCTCTGCGTCGGACATGACAGTCTGTTCTATAAATACTCGGACGCGCTGGTCACCACGGCAGTGACGAAAGACAGAGTTCTCGGACACAATCCGGCAGCCGCACTGTACAACGCGCAGAGCTATTATAAAGGAAAGCTGGGTCTTTAAGATTAAGAAATAAATACAGACGCCGGGACAAAATAACGGGGCGTGTTCTGCCGCTTTGTCATTTTTGTCCCGGCGTACATTCTTTTAACTTTTTAATCCAGTTTTATTTTGGCCAGTGCGTCGGCAAAAGGATTATTGAGGGGTTCACTTTTTTTGTTTTGTTCTTTCATGTAGCGCTGCACATCCTTTTTGGATACGCCGGCGCCTTCTTTTTCTCTCCGTTTTTTAAAGGCGGAGAGCTTTTCTTTATAACCGCAGGAGCAGACAAAGGTCTCTTCGTCATTTCGCTTGATAAGTTCCATCTTCTTGTGGCAGTTGGGACAGCGGGCATTGCTTGTACGGGCGATCGTCTCCCGGTAGCCGCACTCTCTGTCCTGGCATACGAGCAGGCGGGAGTTTTTTCCGTTCACGGCCAGCAGCCGTTTCCCGCATTGCGGACATTTTGTATTTGTCATATTTTCGTGGCGGAAGGTGCCGCCGCTCTGTCGTATCTCCTGAATAAGCTCCTTTGTATAATCCTGAATATCCTGAAGAAAGTCGGTGTCTTTATGGGTGCCCCTGGCGATCCCGGACAGTTCCATCTCCCAGCTGGCGGTGAGCTCCGGCTTTTTCAGATCCTCCGGGACAAGCTCAAGTAGCTGTTTGCCTTTTGAAGTAATGACGATCTCCCGGCCCTTTTTCTCGATCAAAAAAGAATGAAACAGCTTTTCTATAATATCTGCCCGCGTGGCAACCGTGCCAAGTCCGCCGGTCTCCCCGAGCGTCTTTCTCGCTTTTGCATCTGAGGAGTCCATATATTTCACCGGGTTTTCCATTGCGGAGAGGAGAGTGGCTTCAGTAAAACGGGCCGGCGGCTTTGTCCTGCCGGTGGTGACCCGGACTGCGGATATATGGAAGGTCTGTCCCTTGGTGAGCTCAGGAAGAGACTGGTCCGCAAGTTCAGGTTCAACAGTGTTATCTCCGGAGTCTTCGCCGTCGTCCCATTTCTCGTCATAGGCGGCCTTCCATCCCATCGAACGGACGACCTTCCCTCTGGCCGCGAAGATCTGCCCGGCGGCGTCAGCCGTCATGGTCGTCTGCTCATATTCAAAGGGCGGGTAGAGCACGCTCAGAAAACGCCGCACAACGAGGTCATAGATCTTGCGCTCTTCATTGGTCATATGATCCAGCTGCACATATTCCTCGGTAGGGATAATGGCGTGGTGGTCGCTTATTTTCTTGTCATCTACAAAGGATTTGTTTACCTGCACTGGTTTGTTTATGAGACGCCCCGCCACGCTTTTGTACGGTCCCACAGAACATGCCTTAAGCCGTTCTTTGATCGTCGGTACGATATCAGTGCCGATGTAGCGGGAATCGGTACGGGGATACGTGAGAACTTTGTGGTTCTCATACAGGCGCTGCATAATATTAAGCGTCTCTTTTGCGGAAAAACCGAAACGCCTGTTGGCATCTCTCTGCAGTTCGGTCAAGTCATACAGTCCGGGAGAAAATGCCTTTTTGGCCGTTTTTTTAATGGCTTCTATCTTCAAAGGCTCTTCCTTTATGCAAGAGGAAATATTCTCCATAAATTCTTTGTTAAAGCAGCGGCAGCTTCCGCTTTTGGACTCCTGCCATGTCCATTTTATCTTCCCGGCGGTGCATTCCAGTCCGTAATATTCCTTTGGCGTGAACTGTCTGATCTCCTCTTCGCGCCGTGCGATCATGGCAAGGGTGGGAGTCTGGACACGGCCGCAGGATAACTGGGCATTGTATTTGCATGTCAGTGCGCGTGTGGCGTTGATACCGACGAGCCAGTCCGCCTCGGCTCTGCTTTTGGCCGCATGGTAGAGCGCGTTATAATCCCGGCCGTCTTTTAAGTTTGCGAAGCCTTCACGGATCGCCTTGTCGGTGACGGAAGAGATCCAGAGTCTTTTCAGCGGCTTATGGCAGCCGGACTTGTCAAGGATCCAGCGGGCCACCAGTTCTCCTTCCCTGCCTGCGTCGGTGGCGATGATGATGTCGGATACATCTTTTCGGAACAGCTGCGTTTTCACAGACTGGTACTGTCTGGAGGTCTGCTTGATCACGACGAGTTCCCATTTCTTCGGGATCATGGGAAGGTCCGACATGTTCCATTCTTTGTACTTTTTATCATATCCTTCCGGGTCGGCCAGGGTTACAAGATGGCCGAGCGCCCAGGTCACGATATATTTATCACCTTCCATAGCGCCCGGTATCTGCTTTTTGCAGTGGAGCACCCGTGCTATGTCCCGGGCTACGGACGGTTTTTCTGCCAATACGAGAGATTTCATTACATAGTCTCCTTTCAAAATATCTCTTACAAACATAACGAATCCTGCACTGTTTGTCAACTCTGCCCCGCACAGGCTGAAGTGGCAGGCGGAAAGATCGCAATTAAATGTACGGTTTTTGAGAAAACTGTTGCAAAATCTTATAATGTGTGGTATCATAAATCTCGGTCACGCTTAAGAAAGCGTTATATGGCTCCGTGGTCAAGCGGTTAAGACATCGCCCTTTCACGGCGGTAACACGGGTTCGATTCCCGTCGGAGTCACTTTGCTATAATAATTCTTGGCCGGCTGTAGAAGACATATGCGGCCGATAATGATATGGCGCCATAGCCAAGCGGTAAGGCAAAGGTCTGCAACACCTCTATCACCAGTTCGATTCTGGTTGGCGCCTTTGTAAAAAGCCTCGGAAATATTAAATTTCCGAGGCTTTTTTATTATATGTACCGAAGTTTAACACGGTCCATAGATTCGTTCATCCTAAAAGGACGGACAATCTCGTCTGAGTTCCAAAAAGCGAGGCCTCTGGGATGCTATAATTTCATGTACAAGAGAGGATAGGGGTTCCCCTGTTCATCATGATCGGTCCTTTTATACACCTGGAAGCCCATATGTTCATAAAAACCTTTAGCAAGCGGGTTTTGTTCATTTACAGCTACTTCATTGACTGAATAATTTTCAATTCCATATGTGATTAGTTTTTTGCCTAACCCTTTACCTCTTTCAGCGTCCAAAATGAACAGCATTTCTAGTTTTTGTCCGTCAATACCCATAAAGGCAGCAGGGGATCCGTTTTTATGCTTTGCAATGATCAGGCGAGGTATTTCCTTTAATGCCTGCGGAACATATATTTTAATATTTTCGATTTCGCTGTTGGACAAAAATAGATGTGTCGTCCTTACAGAGTTCTCCCATACTAGTAATAACTGCTCTGTCAGAAGCGGTGTTCTTTCCTGAACTTCGATTATTTCCATATTATTCTCCAATATTTTTTTATTTATATTACAGGAAGCCAGTTCTTTTATGCGGGAGAGATATTCAGGAGAAGCGTAAAAGCGGTTCCGCTTCCTTCTGTACTCTCAACGCTGATTTGACCGCCATGCCGGTCCGCGATCATTTTTACGGTAGCAAGTCCCAATCCATATCCGGGTATCTTCTGAGACCGGGACGGGTCGGCCCTGTAAAAAGGCTCGAATATATGGCCGAGGGCTTCCGTGGGGATACCGATTCCGCTGTCTGACACGCGGATACTTGCCGACTGCTCATCCGCTGTAAGCGTGATCAGTACCTTTCCGCCCGGAATATTGTATTTGACAGCATTTTCTATGAGATTAAAGACCGCACGGTAGAGAAGATCCGGATTTCCATGGACGGAAATATCATTTTCACAGGTGAGGACGATCTCCACATCTGTCTTTTCTGCGCTGCCGGACATTTCCTGCACGGCCTGTCTGAGCAGAGAAGACAGCTCTATGTCCTGGTCGACAGGAACCTCGGTCAGATTCGCGAGCGACAGGAGTCCATCCACTGTCTTGATGATGCGGTCCAGAGACTTACCGGTATTTTCCATGAATTCTTCGTAATCTTTCTGCTCAGGGTTGGGAGTCATCTCCAATACCTGCAGAGAA
This is a stretch of genomic DNA from [Clostridium] hylemonae DSM 15053. It encodes these proteins:
- a CDS encoding GNAT family N-acetyltransferase, whose product is MEIIEVQERTPLLTEQLLLVWENSVRTTHLFLSNSEIENIKIYVPQALKEIPRLIIAKHKNGSPAAFMGIDGQKLEMLFILDAERGKGLGKKLITYGIENYSVNEVAVNEQNPLAKGFYEHMGFQVYKRTDHDEQGNPYPLLYMKL
- the prdD gene encoding proline reductase cluster protein PrdD gives rise to the protein MNTGSRLTVRAYHVNSVLYGDENRVNVDGTMTVRRETGKELMEREPLIRDIQIRIIRPDEHRQHTNTVMDVIPLSAKVLGKVGEGITHTLTGVYVILTGIDESGRQVCNFGASDGILEDKISWGQAGTPLESDILISFDVVLKENTWAERTGPEAIHRACDSFCQIFREQMKRFNGYKCTEKHVFQETYEPGRKDIVIVKEVSGQGAVYDTRLFGKEPGGYAGGHSVIDMGCMPVIVTPNEFRDGIMHAMD
- a CDS encoding DUF3810 domain-containing protein, with the translated sequence MEGMREKDIKHRDSSMRRMTAGCILFAAGLLLLFAAKKVPGLADWYSQHIYRKLARVIGWAAGLFPFSLAEIGLYIFIVTLAALAARTALKALRKQGGRGAVSRFLSGVFLTGGVLFFLYAVNCGVNYERTSFSESADLKTREYTAEELKEVCLWLTDEVNEISGSVGRGNDKVMTLDGNVKEGAVEAMEGLGGTYPELAGHYPVPKPLINSWILSVQNLTGIYSPFTVEANYNNAMTAYNIPFTACHELSHLSGFMQEQEANFIAWLACTNSSRADFQYSGRLMGWIYCMNILHKADYEAYEEVRAGLSSDIEPDLQANHDFWEKYDGRIAEVANQVNDTYLKANGQKEGVESYDKMVDLIVAYYFAHEDQGQSRR
- a CDS encoding DNA topoisomerase III, producing the protein MKSLVLAEKPSVARDIARVLHCKKQIPGAMEGDKYIVTWALGHLVTLADPEGYDKKYKEWNMSDLPMIPKKWELVVIKQTSRQYQSVKTQLFRKDVSDIIIATDAGREGELVARWILDKSGCHKPLKRLWISSVTDKAIREGFANLKDGRDYNALYHAAKSRAEADWLVGINATRALTCKYNAQLSCGRVQTPTLAMIARREEEIRQFTPKEYYGLECTAGKIKWTWQESKSGSCRCFNKEFMENISSCIKEEPLKIEAIKKTAKKAFSPGLYDLTELQRDANRRFGFSAKETLNIMQRLYENHKVLTYPRTDSRYIGTDIVPTIKERLKACSVGPYKSVAGRLINKPVQVNKSFVDDKKISDHHAIIPTEEYVQLDHMTNEERKIYDLVVRRFLSVLYPPFEYEQTTMTADAAGQIFAARGKVVRSMGWKAAYDEKWDDGEDSGDNTVEPELADQSLPELTKGQTFHISAVRVTTGRTKPPARFTEATLLSAMENPVKYMDSSDAKARKTLGETGGLGTVATRADIIEKLFHSFLIEKKGREIVITSKGKQLLELVPEDLKKPELTASWEMELSGIARGTHKDTDFLQDIQDYTKELIQEIRQSGGTFRHENMTNTKCPQCGKRLLAVNGKNSRLLVCQDRECGYRETIARTSNARCPNCHKKMELIKRNDEETFVCSCGYKEKLSAFKKRREKEGAGVSKKDVQRYMKEQNKKSEPLNNPFADALAKIKLD
- a CDS encoding glycine/sarcosine/betaine reductase component B subunit; the encoded protein is MGLGTSMKETTLHYYRDPLVEILSEDEEVNLRGIMIVGSPDKNEDKYLSAERVGVSLECMRADGAVFSCNGIGNNHVDYAHSIEAAEKRGIPVVALSLCPAEDFVVQNKYMDGVLCFYKTSDKASQAGDETTVLAENTVTETDARKALAMLKLKIRKREKKG
- a CDS encoding DUF1847 domain-containing protein — translated: MDKLKKLSCIDCAVTNCNDGDGEFPSFCLTTHMDEEALADAMACYKEDENKKTMVAAAEVEFEHYCQYTRVEEIMDFARRIGAHKIGIATCVGLIRESRMLAKIFRKHGFEVYGVGCKVGTIPKVDVGIPKKCEGVGTAMCNPILQAKLLNKEKTDLNVVVGLCVGHDSLFYKYSDALVTTAVTKDRVLGHNPAAALYNAQSYYKGKLGL
- a CDS encoding DUF6612 family protein, whose translation is MKKKLQNVRLLGLVLAAVVLMAGGCGKKATPENLLSDMSKNCAEIKSASSNMKLAAEMGDNTDTMALNLDVDIVSTKKPEASHMEGKISFKFSGTDMGTDIEVYQVKEKDEVVSYLNVQNEWTKQITEAGENLLDEELYEELKEAYESFELKKDLVEVNDKKCFELSGKVDGGILSGIIDQDVLDSATSGMDLDADAIKDAKVPCVIDIYKESVLPAKIRVDMKDILTKIMGDKYEGFEVKDYYIEIVYNEYDKAEKIKVPKEAKEAEEAGNSSDWDDDGDDAGQAAAEPVKQSKELGENWDSYTVQIGEKVVTFPCSISDLEAAGLALDTEDTPEDTAVEADDYILVYFEDKKGNEIMVDLINTSGEPIKAADCLVGGISVDDFGLEEGGLDILFPGGITIGAAKEDVLAKYGEAADTYEGESMHMFTWADESSYDRLCEIDIDPETNKVCEMSIRKYD
- a CDS encoding sensor histidine kinase codes for the protein MNKKWELRKKNTLQLKITGIVGLILLAACLLLTANSLFSAQNYYGDYASLIQEGVNDYASLVEAGIAEYDSGYDPDDKLPVLAENSTTAYRDASMKFSVQSVTAMAVIILLALAATYWASGRTLRPLKQLIESVKNTDDQNLDNRVASEGVHGEVLLLNEAFNDMLERLEDAFLIQKSFAANAAHELKTPLAVIKSSLQVLEMTPNPEQKDYEEFMENTGKSLDRIIKTVDGLLSLANLTEVPVDQDIELSSLLRQAVQEMSGSAEKTDVEIVLTCENDISVHGNPDLLYRAVFNLIENAVKYNIPGGKVLITLTADEQSASIRVSDSGIGIPTEALGHIFEPFYRADPSRSQKIPGYGLGLATVKMIADRHGGQISVESTEGSGTAFTLLLNISPA